One region of Olleya sp. Hel_I_94 genomic DNA includes:
- the panB gene encoding 3-methyl-2-oxobutanoate hydroxymethyltransferase: MSVAKKEYKRVTVKSLVEMKKNGEKISMLTAYDYTMAKIVDGAGTDVILVGDSASNVMAGHETTLPITLDQMIYHASSVVRAIDRSLVVVDLPFGSYQSDPKEALRSAIRIMKESGGHAVKLEGGKEIKDSIKRILNAGIPVMGHLGLTPQSIYKFGTYTVRAKEEQEADQLKEDALMLERIGCFAIVLEKIPAKLAQEVAQSVSIPVIGIGAGNGVDGQVLVLHDMIGMTHEFNPRFLRRYMNLYEEMSQAIAQYGEDVKSGDFPNDNEQY; encoded by the coding sequence ATGTCTGTAGCAAAAAAAGAATATAAACGCGTTACCGTTAAATCATTAGTAGAAATGAAAAAAAATGGAGAAAAAATCTCCATGCTGACTGCCTACGATTATACTATGGCTAAAATAGTAGATGGTGCAGGTACAGACGTTATTTTAGTTGGTGATTCTGCTAGTAATGTAATGGCTGGACATGAAACAACATTGCCTATTACTTTAGATCAAATGATATATCACGCATCCTCTGTAGTACGTGCTATTGACAGATCTTTAGTTGTAGTAGATTTACCGTTTGGTAGTTACCAAAGTGATCCAAAAGAAGCTTTAAGAAGTGCTATTAGAATCATGAAAGAGTCTGGTGGACACGCAGTAAAATTGGAAGGTGGTAAAGAAATTAAAGACTCTATTAAACGCATCCTTAATGCTGGAATACCTGTCATGGGACATTTAGGTTTAACTCCTCAATCTATATACAAATTTGGAACTTACACTGTAAGAGCTAAAGAAGAACAAGAAGCAGACCAACTAAAGGAAGACGCACTTATGTTAGAGCGCATTGGATGTTTTGCTATTGTACTAGAAAAAATTCCTGCAAAATTAGCACAAGAGGTTGCACAAAGCGTATCAATACCAGTGATAGGTATTGGAGCCGGAAATGGTGTTGATGGTCAAGTACTAGTCTTACATGATATGATAGGTATGACGCATGAGTTTAACCCTCGTTTTTTACGTCGTTACATGAATTTATATGAAGAAATGAGTCAAGCAATTGCTCAATATGGCGAAGACGTTAAAAGTGGAGACTTCCCTAACGATAACGAGCAGTATTAA